Genomic window (Sulfurimonas sp.):
TTTTAATTTTTCCATTTTGTGCAAGGCATCCATAATGGACACATCTGTTTTTACGATACATGGAGCATGAAGGTAAGAATCTACAATACGAGCTATCATAAAACCTGACATTTGAGTTGTGTATTCTTTTTGTTTTGCAGATTGGATTTTATTTGCTAAATCACTGATGTAAAATTCTTTAAAAGCATTGTTTGAATCAAGTAAAGATTTAAAATCTTCTTTTTTCATTTCAAAACAGATGAGTTCTTCTAGTACAGTGAAAGTATCTTCGGTTTTGTCATAAATAAGCGAATCAGCATCAAAGGTATTTGAGTTGTGATAAACTTTAATCAGTTCATCTTTATGATACTCCCCAACTTCACCCTTTATTATCAAATATAAAAATTCTGAAATATTATCTGGAGAGATAAGAACTTCATCTTTTTTATAATAAGCGATATCCATAGAATTAACTGCTTTAGTAAGTTCTTTGTGTGTAAGTAGTTCAAAAGGGTGAATAGATTTTAAAAATGCTTCTTGGTCATGTAAACTCATTTAGTGCCTTTAAAAGTAATCTTTTATTAAGATATCACAAACGCCGTAAGAGATATATTAAGAAAAGGTTATAAGAAAAGGAAAACAAGCCGAGTGTTTCGGCTTGTTTCGTTTAGTTGGAGAGTAACTCTAGTGAGTTGCTCCGCCAGCTCCTCTTGGGATTCTAATTCTTTCAACAAGATCTTGAATCTCTTGTGGTGGTGGAGGTGTCATACTACTTACAATCAACGCAACAACGAAGTGTAATAGCATACCAATAGTACCGATACCTGTAGGAGCGATGTCCCATAGATAGTCAGCTTTGTCTCCGCCCATGAATACGAAGTATATAATATATCCAAAAGTAAAGATAAGTCCAGCGGACATACCTGCAATTGCACCTTCTTTATTCATTCTTTTATAGAAAATACCTAAGATAATTGCTGGGAAGAATGAAGCAGCTGCAAGACCAAATGCAAACGCAACAACTTGTGCAACAAACCCTGGAGGGTGAATTCCTAAGTAACCAGCAACTAAAATGGCAGCAACTGCTGCAAGACGAGCACTCATTAACTCTGCTTTTTCACTTAATGTTGATTTACCAGTTTTTGGATCTTTCATAATTACATTACCTAAAAGGTCATGTGAAATTGAAGTTGAAATAACAAGTAATAAACCAGCTGCTGTTGAAAGAGCTGCTGCCAAACCACCCGCTGCGATAATAGCGATTACCCAATTTGGAAGACCAGCAATTTCTGGATTCGCAAGAACGATAATATCTCTATCTAGGTAAAGCTCATTAATGATTTTACCATTAGCTCTCATTTCTTCTGCAGTCGCAGTATGAGAAGGCATTGAGTTAGAAGTTAAACGCTCACCGCTTGCACCTCTTCCTTCTGTAAACACAGGTTTACCTTTTTTCCCTTCAAATGCTTTACCAGCAGAGAATTGAATTTTACCATCGCCATTTCTATCTGTCCAAGCTATAAGACCAGACTCTTCCCAGTTTTTAAACCAGTAACCATTGTTGACCGTGCCATCTAAGTGTTTTACTTCACCTTTAACAAATGCAGCATACTCAACATTTTGTAAGTTTTTAATCAAGTTAAGACGAGCAAAACCTGCAACCGCTGGAATTTGTGTATAAAGAATAGCAATAAACACTAAAGCCCAACCAGCTGAGATACGAGCACCAGCAACAGTTGGTGTAGTAAAAAATCTAACAATAACATGTGGAAGCCCAGCAGTACCAAGCATAAGTGCTGTAGTAAGCATAAATACATTCCAAGTACCAGCATGACTTTCAGTATACATACCAAAACCAAGATCAGTCATAGATGTATCAAGTGCATGTAGTAAGTAAGTACCAGAATCAATCATCTTAATACCATCATCGAACTGGAATGGAATAGTTCCACCAAAACCGATTTGTGGTAAGAATGTTTCTGTAACTTGAAGTGAAAGGAAGATTGCAGGAACTGTAAATGCAAAAATCATAACACAATACTGAGCAACTTGAGTATATGTAACACCTTTCATACCACCAAGAACAGCATATATGAAAACGATACCCATACCAATATAAATACCCATATTTACATCAACTTGTAAGAATCTAGAGAAAACGATACCAACACCCCTCATTTGTCCAGCAACATATGTAAACGAAATAAAGATTACACAAACAACTGCAACAGTACGAGCTACATCAGAATAGTATCTGTCACCAACGAAGTCAGGAACAGTAAACTTACCGAATTTTCTTAAGTAAGGCGCTAAAAGCATTGCAAGTAGTACATAACCACCTGTCCAACCCATCAAGTAAGCACCACCGTCACTACCCTTTAGTGAAACGATACCTGCAAGTGAGATAAAAGAAGCAGCACTCATCCAGTCTGCACCAGTTGCCATACCATTTAGTACGGGGTGAACTCCACCGCCTGCAACATAAAACTCTTTAGTTGAACCAGCTCTTGCCCAAATAGCAATAGCTATATAAAGAGCAAATGTTACGCCAACAAATAAATAAATTAAACTTTGTAATTCCATTGTTTCCCCTTAATTATTCGTGAATGTCGTATTTTTCTTCAAGTCTTTCCATACTTTTTGCGTAAACAAAAATAAGAATTAAAAATACATATATAGCACCCTGTTGTGCAAACCAAAATCCAAGCTTGAATCCTGCAAATGTAATAGCATTGAGTTCATCTATAAAGATGATTCCGCAGCCATACGAAACGACAAACCAAACAACCAGTAATTTAAGAATTAATGATATATTTTCTTTCCAATAAGCTTCTGCAGCTTCCTTGTTCATAGGGTCTCCTAGTGGTAAA
Coding sequences:
- a CDS encoding sodium:solute symporter family protein, coding for MELQSLIYLFVGVTFALYIAIAIWARAGSTKEFYVAGGGVHPVLNGMATGADWMSAASFISLAGIVSLKGSDGGAYLMGWTGGYVLLAMLLAPYLRKFGKFTVPDFVGDRYYSDVARTVAVVCVIFISFTYVAGQMRGVGIVFSRFLQVDVNMGIYIGMGIVFIYAVLGGMKGVTYTQVAQYCVMIFAFTVPAIFLSLQVTETFLPQIGFGGTIPFQFDDGIKMIDSGTYLLHALDTSMTDLGFGMYTESHAGTWNVFMLTTALMLGTAGLPHVIVRFFTTPTVAGARISAGWALVFIAILYTQIPAVAGFARLNLIKNLQNVEYAAFVKGEVKHLDGTVNNGYWFKNWEESGLIAWTDRNGDGKIQFSAGKAFEGKKGKPVFTEGRGASGERLTSNSMPSHTATAEEMRANGKIINELYLDRDIIVLANPEIAGLPNWVIAIIAAGGLAAALSTAAGLLLVISTSISHDLLGNVIMKDPKTGKSTLSEKAELMSARLAAVAAILVAGYLGIHPPGFVAQVVAFAFGLAAASFFPAIILGIFYKRMNKEGAIAGMSAGLIFTFGYIIYFVFMGGDKADYLWDIAPTGIGTIGMLLHFVVALIVSSMTPPPPQEIQDLVERIRIPRGAGGATH
- a CDS encoding DUF4212 domain-containing protein — its product is MNKEAAEAYWKENISLILKLLVVWFVVSYGCGIIFIDELNAITFAGFKLGFWFAQQGAIYVFLILIFVYAKSMERLEEKYDIHE